One window from the genome of Mucilaginibacter ginsenosidivorans encodes:
- a CDS encoding peptidase: protein MTYCLGIKVKEGLVAIADTLITSGTETVYKKKVFVEQKDNFSLFIMTSGLRSVRDKAVVYFREQLDSQEFNKLYKAVNAFGLQVKKVAEEDKDSLEHAGFKFDLNTIIGGQLKDDKEPKLFLLYPEGNWVELGQGAPYVIIGNSGHGKAILNRTLTEESSMKLALKAGFLSFDSTRVSSNNVDFPIDVVLYKKNSFSLTEQRYEQKDLQSISAQWAEELKKALEDIPDEWMDAAFSKLPAQEGM, encoded by the coding sequence ATGACTTATTGCTTAGGAATTAAGGTAAAGGAAGGTCTGGTGGCCATTGCCGACACACTGATCACATCGGGAACGGAAACGGTCTATAAAAAGAAAGTATTTGTAGAACAAAAGGACAATTTTTCGCTTTTTATCATGACAAGCGGGTTGAGGTCGGTGAGGGATAAAGCGGTAGTATATTTCAGGGAGCAACTGGATAGCCAGGAGTTCAATAAATTATACAAAGCGGTAAATGCTTTTGGCCTGCAGGTAAAGAAAGTGGCTGAAGAAGACAAGGATTCGCTTGAACATGCCGGCTTTAAATTCGACCTGAACACGATAATCGGCGGACAGCTGAAGGATGACAAGGAACCAAAATTGTTCCTGTTATACCCCGAAGGTAATTGGGTTGAACTGGGACAGGGAGCACCATACGTCATCATCGGCAACTCGGGGCATGGTAAGGCTATCCTCAACCGGACGCTAACGGAGGAATCGAGCATGAAACTGGCACTGAAGGCTGGGTTCCTGTCGTTTGACTCGACAAGGGTGAGTTCAAACAACGTCGATTTCCCGATAGATGTGGTGCTTTATAAAAAGAACAGCTTTTCGCTTACCGAGCAGCGATACGAGCAAAAGGACCTGCAGTCAATTTCGGCACAATGGGCGGAGGAATTAAAGAAAGCACTGGAGGACATCCCCGATGAATGGATGGACGCCGCGTTCTCGAAATTGCCCGCCCAGGAGGGCATGTAA
- a CDS encoding transglutaminase-like domain-containing protein gives MKFNVSAQMTYDVRSAGTLILNIHALRTPTQAVLEETLTVDPYLKVEELFAVNGENRIIRLEVPEKSIVQIAYEATVDNDFEVKNHTSREEIMVGKMDPAVLPYLYPSRYCQSDKLFRLANNLFGHIANPFEKVVTLANWINKNVEYRSGFSNAQTSAYDTVTEQAGVCRDFAHLGIALCRALTIPARYYTGYAYQLKPGDFHACFEAYIGDEWILFDATRLVPLNGLIKIATGRDAADTAIANIFGDILFTSMQVKCELADENFEPFYY, from the coding sequence ATGAAATTCAATGTGTCTGCTCAAATGACTTATGATGTGCGTTCAGCAGGCACACTGATATTAAATATCCACGCCTTGCGTACGCCTACACAGGCCGTGCTGGAAGAGACGCTTACGGTAGATCCTTATTTAAAGGTTGAAGAATTATTTGCCGTTAATGGTGAAAACAGGATCATCCGCCTGGAAGTGCCCGAAAAAAGTATCGTGCAGATAGCTTACGAAGCGACGGTAGATAATGACTTTGAGGTAAAAAATCATACCAGCCGCGAGGAGATCATGGTAGGCAAGATGGACCCGGCGGTGCTACCCTATTTATATCCAAGCCGGTATTGCCAGTCGGATAAGTTGTTCAGGCTGGCCAATAACCTGTTCGGTCATATCGCCAATCCCTTTGAAAAGGTAGTCACACTTGCCAACTGGATCAATAAAAATGTCGAATACCGTAGCGGTTTCAGCAATGCCCAAACATCGGCTTATGATACGGTTACCGAACAGGCGGGTGTTTGCCGCGATTTTGCCCACCTGGGCATAGCGCTGTGCCGCGCGCTTACCATTCCGGCGCGTTATTACACCGGCTATGCGTACCAGTTAAAACCTGGAGATTTCCATGCATGCTTTGAGGCCTATATTGGGGATGAGTGGATATTGTTCGATGCTACGCGCCTGGTACCCCTGAACGGCCTTATCAAAATTGCTACCGGCCGCGATGCCGCCGACACAGCCATAGCCAATATCTTCGGCGATATCCTGTTCACTTCTATGCAGGTGAAGTGTGAACTGGCAGACGAGAATTTCGAGCCGTTTTATTATTGA
- a CDS encoding xanthine dehydrogenase family protein molybdopterin-binding subunit, which translates to MEEKTKINRRKFITISGIAGGALVLGYALLKETKLGELVNMSSVDAGSEFTPYIIIDRSGKITLMNPKAEMGQGTYQSVPALIAEELEVSLDQVTVKSTSGEAKFPDDQQMTGGSSSVNTNYLPLRTAGAAAKEMLVKAASDKWGVPVAECYAANAMVHHKPSGKSIGYGELAERASKLPVPKKPALKDPKDFRILGKSSPRNDIPLKVKGKAVFGIDADVPGMVYASIERCPVLGSKLVSFDDSDTFKIKGVTQVVKTDRIFFKNHYMGLAVIADNYWAALQGRKALKVTWDNQGLDKFNSKDYEQSLRELSKTEGLTAHKDGDFDAGYAHAAKKIEALYETPFVSHSPMEPMNCTAEWKDGKMEVWVSSQGAAWTRDEIAKALSIPKENVKVNMLFNGGGFGRRISQDFAVEAASIAKAVNKPVKLIWTREDDTSLGPFRPATFSAMKGGLSGDGKAVAFQHKVVSPSINATIMDKFDKTKVDEDMVEGISIQPYEIPNVRNAYVYSEIHLPLTWWRSVTASTVSFAHESFIDEMAAAAGKDPMAFRLGMLNKPSDSKKVLMKLKEVSHWDAPLPAGKARGVAQWNFFAGLCGHVVEVSRGKNNSVKVDKIYSVIDLGTVVNPENVRSQVEGGIVMALTAATKDAITFQNGKAVQSNFHNNRMLRIDEMPEIEVHILADGGPVIKGVGEPGLPPLAPALCNAVFALTGKRVRKLPFDLTNV; encoded by the coding sequence ATGGAAGAAAAAACAAAGATAAACCGCAGGAAATTTATAACGATCTCGGGCATTGCAGGCGGCGCCCTGGTGTTAGGGTACGCCTTATTAAAAGAAACAAAGCTTGGCGAACTGGTGAACATGAGCAGCGTTGACGCCGGGTCGGAGTTCACACCTTATATTATTATCGACAGATCGGGGAAGATAACCCTGATGAACCCCAAGGCCGAGATGGGGCAGGGTACGTATCAATCGGTACCGGCTTTGATCGCCGAGGAACTGGAGGTGTCCCTGGACCAGGTGACCGTTAAATCAACTTCAGGTGAAGCCAAATTTCCGGACGACCAGCAAATGACAGGGGGAAGCTCTTCGGTCAATACAAACTATTTGCCCCTGCGTACGGCAGGAGCAGCGGCAAAAGAAATGCTGGTAAAGGCTGCCAGTGATAAATGGGGAGTTCCCGTAGCGGAGTGCTATGCAGCAAATGCGATGGTTCATCATAAACCTTCGGGTAAAAGCATCGGCTATGGTGAGCTTGCCGAAAGGGCTTCTAAACTGCCCGTGCCAAAAAAACCGGCACTAAAGGATCCTAAAGATTTCAGGATACTTGGCAAATCATCACCCCGGAACGATATTCCCCTGAAGGTGAAAGGGAAGGCCGTTTTTGGTATAGATGCTGATGTGCCGGGGATGGTCTACGCATCTATCGAACGCTGCCCGGTGTTAGGCAGTAAGCTTGTGAGTTTCGACGATAGCGACACATTTAAAATAAAAGGGGTAACGCAGGTAGTTAAAACAGATCGTATATTTTTCAAAAACCACTATATGGGCCTTGCAGTGATCGCCGATAACTACTGGGCGGCATTACAGGGCAGGAAAGCACTAAAAGTGACCTGGGATAACCAGGGTCTTGATAAATTCAATTCGAAAGATTACGAACAGAGCCTTCGCGAGCTTTCAAAAACTGAAGGGCTTACCGCACATAAGGATGGCGATTTTGATGCGGGTTATGCCCATGCCGCAAAAAAAATTGAGGCTTTGTACGAGACCCCGTTTGTTTCCCATTCGCCGATGGAGCCCATGAATTGTACGGCTGAATGGAAGGACGGCAAAATGGAGGTGTGGGTATCATCGCAGGGCGCAGCATGGACACGCGATGAGATAGCAAAGGCCCTATCCATCCCTAAAGAAAACGTAAAAGTAAATATGCTGTTCAACGGCGGCGGCTTCGGCCGGCGCATATCGCAGGATTTCGCTGTTGAAGCGGCATCTATCGCCAAGGCAGTAAATAAACCTGTCAAGCTGATCTGGACCCGCGAAGATGACACATCGCTGGGACCGTTCCGGCCGGCGACTTTTTCGGCCATGAAAGGCGGATTATCCGGCGACGGGAAAGCTGTTGCTTTTCAGCATAAGGTAGTTTCCCCGTCCATTAATGCTACTATAATGGACAAATTCGATAAAACCAAGGTTGACGAGGATATGGTGGAAGGGATCAGCATCCAACCTTATGAAATACCGAATGTAAGGAATGCTTATGTCTATTCCGAAATTCATCTGCCTTTAACCTGGTGGCGCTCGGTTACTGCATCTACTGTGTCCTTTGCGCACGAAAGTTTTATTGATGAAATGGCGGCTGCAGCCGGTAAAGACCCAATGGCCTTCAGATTGGGCATGCTTAATAAGCCATCAGACAGCAAAAAGGTGTTGATGAAGCTTAAAGAGGTTTCGCATTGGGATGCACCGTTACCAGCAGGAAAGGCCCGGGGAGTGGCCCAATGGAACTTTTTCGCTGGATTGTGCGGCCACGTAGTCGAGGTATCAAGGGGGAAGAACAACTCTGTAAAAGTAGACAAGATATATTCGGTGATCGATCTCGGCACCGTGGTTAACCCCGAGAATGTAAGATCGCAGGTTGAGGGGGGCATTGTGATGGCTCTTACTGCTGCCACAAAAGATGCGATAACCTTCCAGAATGGAAAGGCAGTACAGTCAAACTTTCATAATAACCGTATGTTGAGGATAGACGAAATGCCGGAAATAGAAGTACACATACTTGCCGATGGCGGCCCGGTCATTAAAGGTGTTGGCGAACCTGGCTTACCTCCTTTGGCACCGGCACTGTGCAATGCTGTTTTCGCGCTGACGGGTAAACGCGTAAGAAAATTGCCTTTTGATCTGACTAATGTGTAG
- a CDS encoding (2Fe-2S)-binding protein, whose translation MADHTLIINGQSHTVDVDPQMPLLWVIRDVIGLKGTKFGCGIAQCGACTIHLDGDPTRSCSIPVSIADGKKITTIEGISETGDHPIQKAWIDQQVPQCGYCQSGQIMSAVTLLAKNPNPSDADIDVAMSGNICRCGTYQRIRKAVHQAAGNAGKQNNLAEAK comes from the coding sequence ATGGCTGATCACACACTAATTATTAATGGCCAATCCCATACCGTTGACGTCGATCCTCAAATGCCCCTGCTTTGGGTAATACGGGACGTCATAGGCCTTAAGGGAACAAAATTTGGCTGCGGGATAGCGCAGTGCGGCGCTTGTACAATCCACCTCGACGGCGACCCAACACGGTCATGCAGCATCCCGGTATCTATAGCCGACGGTAAAAAAATAACCACCATCGAAGGTATATCCGAAACAGGCGACCATCCTATACAAAAAGCGTGGATCGATCAGCAGGTGCCGCAGTGTGGCTATTGCCAGTCGGGGCAGATCATGTCGGCGGTAACGCTCCTTGCGAAGAACCCCAACCCAAGCGATGCCGACATTGATGTTGCAATGTCGGGTAATATTTGCCGGTGCGGCACTTACCAGCGTATTCGTAAAGCCGTTCACCAGGCCGCGGGAAACGCGGGTAAGCAAAATAATTTAGCTGAAGCCAAATAA
- a CDS encoding ABC transporter ATP-binding protein, whose amino-acid sequence MTETPLIQIRNLSKSYGQKQVLKNLSLDIYPGQVIGYIGPNGAGKSTTVKILTGLIPDFEGEVLVEGISMAKDPLAIKKLFGYVPENAEIYDVLTPMEYLDFIGKLYGMEENALQERARKLLAAFGLGVNADDRMDTFSKGMKQKVLLIAGIIHNPRIIILDEPLSGLDANAVIMIKELITRLSKEGKTIFYCSHMMDVVEKVSDRILLINKGEIIADGTFESLKQNHSDTLERIFSKLTGREDTSSETDAIINAFD is encoded by the coding sequence ATGACAGAGACGCCTCTTATCCAAATACGCAATCTTTCCAAATCCTATGGCCAGAAACAGGTATTAAAAAACCTTTCCCTCGATATTTACCCTGGGCAGGTTATCGGGTACATAGGGCCCAACGGCGCCGGAAAATCGACCACCGTAAAAATTCTGACAGGTCTTATTCCTGATTTTGAGGGCGAAGTGCTGGTCGAGGGTATCAGCATGGCAAAGGACCCGCTGGCCATCAAAAAGCTTTTTGGCTACGTGCCCGAGAACGCCGAGATATACGACGTGCTTACGCCAATGGAATATCTTGATTTTATTGGCAAGTTGTATGGCATGGAAGAAAATGCGCTTCAGGAAAGAGCGCGGAAATTACTTGCCGCGTTTGGGTTAGGTGTTAACGCTGATGACAGGATGGATACCTTTTCAAAGGGGATGAAACAAAAGGTGCTGCTTATTGCAGGCATTATCCACAACCCAAGGATCATTATACTGGACGAACCGCTGTCCGGGCTGGATGCAAATGCTGTCATCATGATCAAAGAATTGATCACGCGGCTTTCAAAGGAAGGTAAAACGATATTTTATTGTTCGCATATGATGGACGTGGTTGAAAAAGTATCGGACAGGATATTATTGATCAACAAAGGCGAGATAATTGCCGACGGGACGTTTGAATCCCTTAAACAAAATCATAGCGATACGCTGGAACGCATATTCTCTAAACTGACGGGCCGCGAAGATACTTCAAGTGAAACAGATGCGATCATTAATGCTTTTGACTGA
- a CDS encoding 4'-phosphopantetheinyl transferase family protein, giving the protein MLTCCYAHIDRQWSEQELAEKLLLLPQNMRAEASKKRVWTDKQLYIAGKLLLAKLLQQFDIHFSLGDVKYSSYHRPYFDHGIDFNIAHSGNFAICCGTATGKVGVDIEQIKPTDLSEYTDYFTYAEREVIRSYPDIMRGFYDFWTRKEALLKAVGTGFNIPFSSVDVTGDVVEYANMTYHIQKLNIDTGYPCHIATTSPSSVILLAVNL; this is encoded by the coding sequence ATGCTAACTTGCTGTTATGCCCATATCGACCGCCAATGGAGCGAGCAGGAGCTTGCTGAGAAGTTGCTCTTGCTTCCTCAGAATATGCGTGCCGAAGCATCAAAAAAAAGGGTATGGACAGACAAGCAACTTTACATCGCGGGGAAACTGTTGCTGGCGAAGCTGCTGCAACAATTCGACATCCATTTCTCATTAGGCGATGTAAAATATAGTTCCTATCATCGGCCATATTTTGACCACGGCATTGATTTTAACATAGCTCACTCAGGCAATTTTGCCATTTGCTGCGGAACGGCCACCGGCAAGGTTGGTGTCGATATCGAGCAGATCAAACCGACTGACCTGAGTGAGTATACCGACTACTTTACTTACGCCGAACGGGAGGTCATCCGGAGTTACCCCGATATCATGAGGGGCTTTTACGACTTCTGGACCCGAAAGGAAGCTTTATTAAAGGCCGTAGGTACTGGCTTTAATATACCGTTTTCGTCTGTTGATGTGACGGGCGATGTGGTTGAATATGCCAACATGACCTATCACATCCAAAAATTGAACATTGATACAGGTTATCCATGCCATATCGCAACAACAAGCCCGTCCAGTGTTATATTACTGGCTGTCAACCTGTAA
- a CDS encoding TspO/MBR family protein, translating to METTHQKKIQYLPLAISIIITLFIGFAASFFTRPEISGWFVTLKKPSFNPPNWVFAPVWTTLYILIGISAYLVWKRRDDSGIFKVTAAVYVIQLILNFSWSLVFFRMHELLGALIVIKLLWLMILATIIYFGKFSKVASWLLVPYLLWVSFATVLNFSIYLLNR from the coding sequence ATGGAAACTACTCATCAAAAAAAAATACAGTACCTCCCGCTGGCCATCAGCATAATTATAACACTGTTTATCGGTTTTGCGGCATCATTTTTTACGCGCCCCGAAATAAGCGGCTGGTTCGTCACTTTAAAAAAGCCTTCATTCAACCCGCCAAACTGGGTATTCGCTCCTGTTTGGACAACTCTTTATATTCTTATCGGCATTTCAGCATACCTGGTATGGAAGCGGCGCGACGATTCCGGTATATTTAAGGTTACTGCCGCTGTTTACGTCATCCAACTTATACTGAATTTTTCCTGGTCGCTGGTTTTCTTCAGAATGCACGAACTGTTAGGTGCACTTATTGTCATCAAACTTTTATGGCTGATGATACTGGCTACTATAATTTATTTCGGAAAATTCAGTAAGGTTGCTTCGTGGCTACTTGTTCCCTACCTGCTTTGGGTAAGCTTTGCAACTGTGCTTAACTTTAGTATTTACCTGCTTAACCGATAA
- the tamL gene encoding translocation and assembly module lipoprotein TamL: protein MKAYSTKGYRLTILSILLVFLVSACSLTRRLNDNQALVRKITIKGVDKEFSEAAINYVDKDQQPNNKFNLRLYYWFSKNGKKDIGEPPNIVDTSLVEFSKQQIQKFLRNKGYLKATVTDTIKVKNKRAELVFTATEGPMFRFRSYTDSIADKKLEHLYRQYVSSFSHVRPGGRYDADTLAYDRDGIYTLMKRNGYYDFLRQYVTFDADTTFNKSVADVKMIIDNPQGKNAHPTYRINNTTITISNTSGRNTGPADTLKVDSQYKFIDYSHKFNPRIITIYDFQKKGELYNLDRQILTTSRLAELNVFRNVPNPAYEKLGDSTNRLNKRIDLVPLKQMSDRVEGEFLFNGGRYGFNIGNTFTDRNLFKSATILQVKLNYNTLFDNGNNSTVRGAVENQEFKLGASVTYPQILFPFNLPILGKYGVPHTTFASSYSLFFQKGLVERQSFVNSISYDFTETASKIHTVTPIDIEFSKGTINEGARDSLLNKGYYSYVYLIGRTIFTSGSQYTYQLNANKLNSYQNFIYFRGSLDIGGNTLSLLSNIFNTARDTAGQRTIFGYTFAQYTKMEVDVRFYKDLAHEQQFILRMNAGVGVPYGNSSQLVFEKNFYVGGANDIRAWIPRTLGPGQFNRASYGTDDAANELRSRLRYLDQFGEIKFVANAEYRYKIANNFFGSALKGAFFVDAGNVWRLHKQDQFPNQEFRLNNILPSTAMAIGTGLRFDLTFFVFRLDAAFKFKDPEFSGSDQWVLLKHGNELFHSGTFKDTYKVTNGESYNFMQLNFGVGMPF from the coding sequence TTGAAAGCATATAGTACAAAAGGTTACCGCCTTACAATATTAAGTATTCTTCTCGTCTTTCTGGTTTCGGCCTGCAGTTTAACCCGGCGGCTTAACGATAACCAGGCGCTTGTGCGTAAAATAACGATAAAGGGGGTTGATAAAGAGTTTTCAGAAGCTGCGATCAACTACGTGGATAAGGATCAGCAACCCAATAATAAATTTAATCTCCGGTTGTATTACTGGTTCAGCAAAAACGGGAAAAAGGATATCGGGGAACCGCCTAATATCGTGGATACGTCGCTGGTCGAATTTTCAAAACAGCAGATTCAGAAATTTTTGAGGAACAAAGGTTACCTGAAAGCCACGGTCACCGATACCATAAAAGTAAAAAATAAACGCGCCGAACTGGTGTTTACTGCAACAGAGGGCCCGATGTTCAGATTCCGCAGCTATACCGATAGCATTGCTGATAAAAAGTTAGAACATCTTTACCGGCAATATGTTTCCTCGTTTAGCCATGTAAGGCCAGGTGGGCGATATGATGCCGACACGTTGGCTTATGATCGGGATGGAATATATACTTTAATGAAGCGAAACGGATACTACGATTTCCTGCGTCAATACGTCACGTTTGATGCCGACACCACTTTTAATAAAAGCGTTGCCGATGTTAAAATGATCATCGATAACCCACAGGGAAAAAATGCCCATCCTACCTACAGGATCAATAATACCACCATAACGATATCGAACACGAGCGGTAGAAACACTGGCCCGGCGGATACGTTGAAGGTAGATTCTCAATACAAGTTCATTGACTATTCGCACAAATTCAATCCCCGGATCATCACCATTTATGATTTCCAGAAAAAAGGGGAACTATATAATTTAGACAGGCAAATACTAACGACATCGCGTTTAGCCGAGTTAAATGTCTTCAGGAATGTGCCTAATCCCGCCTACGAAAAACTTGGAGACAGCACCAACCGGCTCAATAAAAGAATAGACCTGGTGCCCTTAAAACAAATGTCGGACAGAGTTGAGGGCGAATTCCTGTTCAACGGGGGAAGGTACGGTTTTAACATCGGCAATACGTTTACCGACAGGAACCTGTTCAAGTCGGCTACCATTTTACAGGTTAAGCTCAATTATAATACTTTGTTTGATAATGGCAATAACTCCACGGTGCGCGGCGCTGTCGAAAACCAGGAGTTTAAACTAGGTGCAAGTGTTACTTACCCTCAAATACTTTTCCCTTTTAATCTGCCAATTTTGGGAAAATATGGCGTGCCGCATACCACTTTCGCAAGCAGCTACTCATTGTTCTTTCAAAAGGGTTTGGTAGAGCGGCAAAGTTTTGTAAACTCTATCAGCTATGATTTTACGGAGACAGCCAGTAAGATACATACGGTAACGCCGATTGATATCGAATTTTCAAAAGGAACGATAAACGAAGGCGCAAGGGATTCCCTGTTGAATAAAGGGTATTACTCTTACGTGTATCTCATAGGCCGTACCATTTTTACTTCGGGTTCGCAATACACCTACCAGCTTAATGCGAACAAACTCAATTCCTATCAAAACTTTATTTATTTCAGGGGAAGTCTGGATATTGGTGGTAACACCCTGTCGCTGCTCAGCAATATATTCAACACCGCCCGCGATACCGCCGGACAGCGTACCATTTTCGGATATACCTTTGCCCAGTACACCAAAATGGAAGTAGATGTTCGGTTCTATAAAGATCTTGCCCACGAGCAGCAGTTTATTTTACGGATGAACGCTGGTGTCGGCGTTCCTTATGGCAACAGTTCCCAATTGGTATTCGAAAAAAACTTTTATGTGGGCGGCGCTAACGATATCAGGGCGTGGATACCGCGTACACTCGGCCCGGGCCAGTTTAACAGGGCAAGCTACGGGACTGACGATGCCGCCAATGAGCTCCGAAGCAGGTTACGTTACCTCGACCAATTCGGAGAAATAAAATTCGTCGCGAACGCCGAATACCGGTATAAAATAGCCAATAATTTTTTTGGATCGGCGCTTAAAGGGGCCTTTTTCGTGGATGCGGGTAATGTTTGGCGGCTGCATAAACAAGACCAGTTCCCTAACCAGGAGTTCAGGCTGAACAATATCCTACCCTCTACAGCCATGGCTATCGGAACCGGCTTACGGTTCGATCTTACCTTTTTTGTATTTCGGCTCGATGCAGCATTTAAATTTAAGGACCCCGAATTTTCAGGCTCCGATCAATGGGTACTCCTCAAACATGGTAACGAACTTTTCCATTCGGGTACGTTCAAAGATACGTACAAGGTCACCAATGGCGAAAGTTATAATTTTATGCAGCTCAACTTCGGCGTAGGCATGCCGTTCTGA
- a CDS encoding TrmH family RNA methyltransferase, whose amino-acid sequence MLSKSQINLLKSLQHKKFRRDAGLFLVEGHKSIIEFADSPYQIETVYHIPRFDSKVLKLSQKINLCEISVTDLEKISSLKTPQDVVAQIKIPAWPALGHLELKGKFSLALDGVQDPGNMGTIIRIADWFGVERIICSEDTVDVYNPKVVQASMGSLARVKVYYTELGALLSSVKMPVFGALLSGNNIYNTDFGHEGLILMGNEGNGIRPETEKLITRAVTIPRAGKAESLNVAIATALFCSEISRKALK is encoded by the coding sequence ATGCTTTCAAAATCCCAGATCAATTTATTAAAGTCATTACAACATAAAAAGTTTCGCCGCGACGCAGGTTTATTTTTGGTGGAGGGCCACAAATCCATCATCGAATTTGCCGATTCGCCCTACCAAATAGAAACTGTTTATCATATTCCCCGGTTCGATTCAAAAGTGCTGAAATTATCCCAAAAAATAAACTTGTGTGAAATTTCTGTTACCGACCTTGAGAAAATAAGCAGTCTTAAAACGCCGCAGGATGTTGTGGCACAAATCAAAATACCCGCGTGGCCTGCGCTGGGCCACCTTGAATTGAAGGGGAAGTTTTCACTGGCATTGGATGGTGTCCAGGACCCGGGCAATATGGGAACCATTATCCGCATTGCCGACTGGTTCGGTGTTGAGCGAATTATTTGTTCGGAAGATACGGTTGATGTTTATAATCCGAAGGTGGTGCAGGCCAGTATGGGTTCGTTGGCGAGGGTTAAGGTTTATTATACAGAATTGGGTGCACTTTTATCTTCAGTGAAGATGCCGGTATTCGGTGCTTTGCTAAGCGGGAATAACATTTATAATACAGATTTTGGCCATGAAGGGCTTATTTTGATGGGTAATGAAGGGAATGGGATCAGGCCCGAAACAGAAAAGTTGATTACCCGCGCAGTTACTATACCACGTGCCGGCAAAGCGGAATCATTGAATGTAGCGATAGCAACAGCTTTATTTTGTTCGGAAATAAGCAGAAAAGCTTTAAAATAA
- a CDS encoding spore protein, with protein MGVTRLKRKDRRNKTFSRLEVQGLKLATNIELGSRSAEPKHSQIAKNNEAIAKALGK; from the coding sequence ATGGGCGTTACACGTTTAAAAAGAAAAGACAGAAGGAATAAAACTTTCTCACGTTTAGAGGTTCAGGGCCTTAAGCTGGCAACCAACATCGAACTGGGAAGCCGTTCGGCTGAACCGAAACACAGCCAGATAGCAAAAAACAACGAAGCTATCGCGAAGGCTTTAGGTAAATAA
- a CDS encoding quinone-dependent dihydroorotate dehydrogenase — protein MYQLIKPLLFRFDPEKIHYFVTRNLKRFNRFPGGSKLSRMIWDVQDTRLEKEVFGLKFKNPVGLAAGFDKNAEVISEMADLGFGFIEVGTVTPLPQPGNIKPRMFRLPADKALINRMGFNNMGADVVAERIAAYRRNAKPWQKGLIIGGNIGKNKATPNEEAVNDYIKCFDRLFDVVDYFVVNVSSPNTPGLRALQEKEPLMNILNTLQQRNSKNGISRPILLKIAPDLTHEQLDDIVDIVIQTKIAGLIATNTTVIREGLRSEKYANEQGGLSGKPLTEHSTEVIRYLSQRSKGAFPIIGVGGIHSAQDAMDKLKAGASLIQLYTGFIYEGPGLISRINKKILSA, from the coding sequence ATGTACCAGTTGATAAAACCGCTGCTGTTCCGGTTCGACCCTGAAAAGATACACTATTTTGTTACACGCAACTTAAAACGCTTCAACCGCTTTCCTGGTGGCTCAAAACTAAGCCGCATGATATGGGATGTGCAGGACACCCGGCTGGAGAAAGAAGTGTTCGGCTTAAAATTTAAGAACCCGGTTGGCCTCGCTGCAGGATTTGATAAAAATGCCGAGGTGATCAGCGAAATGGCCGACCTGGGATTTGGCTTTATCGAAGTGGGTACCGTAACCCCGCTGCCCCAGCCGGGTAATATCAAGCCCAGGATGTTCCGCCTGCCTGCAGATAAGGCGCTTATCAACCGTATGGGTTTTAATAACATGGGTGCCGATGTGGTAGCCGAGCGTATCGCCGCCTATCGCCGCAATGCTAAACCCTGGCAAAAAGGGCTCATCATAGGGGGTAACATTGGTAAAAATAAGGCCACTCCCAATGAAGAGGCCGTAAATGATTATATTAAATGTTTCGATCGCCTGTTCGATGTGGTCGACTATTTTGTGGTGAACGTAAGCTCGCCTAACACGCCCGGTCTGCGCGCCTTGCAGGAAAAGGAACCCCTGATGAATATTTTGAATACCCTGCAGCAACGCAATTCCAAAAACGGTATCAGCAGGCCGATATTATTAAAAATAGCCCCCGATCTGACACATGAACAACTGGACGATATTGTCGATATTGTTATCCAAACTAAAATAGCTGGTTTGATCGCAACGAACACGACCGTTATTCGCGAAGGACTCAGATCAGAAAAGTATGCAAACGAACAAGGAGGACTGAGCGGGAAACCATTGACTGAACATTCTACCGAAGTAATACGCTACCTTTCCCAGCGATCCAAAGGCGCGTTCCCCATTATCGGGGTAGGCGGCATACATTCGGCACAGGATGCGATGGATAAGTTAAAAGCAGGCGCATCATTGATCCAGCTTTATACAGGTTTTATATATGAAGGGCCAGGTTTGATCAGCCGGATCAATAAAAAAATCCTGTCTGCCTAA